A genomic region of Homo sapiens chromosome 4, GRCh38.p14 Primary Assembly contains the following coding sequences:
- the FGF5 gene encoding fibroblast growth factor 5 isoform 3 (isoform 3 is encoded by transcript variant 3), translating into MSKKGKLHASAKFTDDCKFRERFQENSYNTYASAIHRTEKTGREWYVALNKRGKAKRGCSPRVKPQHISTHFLPRFKQSEQPELSFTVTVPEKKKPPSPIKPKIPLSAPRKNTNSVKYRLKFRFG; encoded by the coding sequence gCCAAGTTCACAGATGACTGCAAGTTCAGGGAGCGTTTTCAAGAAAATAGCTATAATACCTATGCCTCAGCAATACATAGAACTGAAAAAACAGGGCGGGAGTGGTATGTGGCCCTgaataaaagaggaaaagccAAACGAGGGTGCAGCCCCCGGGTTAAACCCCAGCATATCTCTACCCATTTTCTGCCAAGATTCAAGCAGTCGGAGCAGCCAGAACTTTCTTTCACGGTTACTGTTCCTGAAAAGAAAAAGCCACCTAGCCCTATCAAGCCAAAGATTCCCCTTTCTGCACCTCGGAAAAATACCAACTCAGTGAAATACAGACTCAAGTTTCGCTTTGGATAA